In Magnetospirillum sp., the sequence GGATCGCGAGCCAGCGCGGCTGTGTCGCCGTCAGCACATGCGCGTCCCATTTTCCGTAGGTGGGCGAGCCTTCGCGCAGGTCGACGAAGGCGTCGTAGACGCTGCCCGCAAGGCAGCGCACAAGTTTGGTTTCGGCGAAAGGCGGCTTCTGGAAATGTAGGCCGCGCAAGGTACCCTTGGCGTGCGTGAAGGATTCGTTTTCCTGCGCGAAGGACGCGGGCAGGCCGTGCGCCGCGAAGATCTCGGCGTCGAACGTGCGCCCGAAATAGCCGCGCTCGTCGCGGCGCTGCGTGAGCTCGATCTCGAAACAGCCCGACAGTTTCAGCGGGCGGATATTCATGGCGGCTTGACGATGATCCCTTGCCCCGTCGGCAGGCCGAGGATCGGCACGTTGCGCTCGGCCGCGAACGCGTCGAACGCCTGCTTCTGGTTGACGTGATGCATCCAATTGTAGTCGTCGAGCAGGATCACGCCGCCGGGTGCGAGCAGTGGCCAGAAATGCGTGGCGGCCGCAATCTCGGGCAGGGTCATGTTCATGTCGATCGACAGATACGCCACGCGCGCGGTCTGCACCTCGGCGAGCGTGTCCGGAATGCGGCCAGGCACGATGCGCACATTGGGATAGCCGGCGAATTTGGCGCGCACGCCCGTGAGCGTGTCTTTGCCGCGATAGCCGCTGTTGTACTGCGCAAGACCGATGGTCTTTTCGCTGTCGCTGAGCTGGTCTTCGGGCATGCCGTCGAACGTGTCGAGCAGCCACATCGTGCGTTCGGGCCGGGCTTCGAAGCCCGTCCAGCGCGCGACCGTGCCCGAGAGAATGCCGGTATTGACGCCGCATTCGACGAAATCGCCCGCCACGCGCAGCGCTTGTTCGGCCGCCCAGATCGCGATCCAGGCGCGCCATTCGATATGCAGATTGAGGCGCGCGGCCGTGCCCACCATCATGCCGAAATCGTAAGCGGCAAGGAACCGCGGGTCGCGCAGGAACCCGCTATTGTGCATGGTGGCAAGGCCGTCGCTTTGGTATTGCGGGCCGCTGGCGGCAGACACTTGCAGTTCCTCCGGCAGAATCGGATGATGGCAAGGGTGCGCCGCGCACGCGGGCAAATCAAGCGGGCAAATCAAGCCGGAAAGGGGAACGATGCCGGACGAAATCGTCCTTCTGACCGGCGAGCGCGAGGCGCCGTATCTGACCCAGCATTTGCAGGTCCAGGCACCGGCCCTCGCGATCCGCCATGTCGCGACGCGCGAAGCGCTCGACGCGGCCTTTGCCGTCCCGCGTCGGCGCCGCCGTCTGATTGCATTCACGACGAATATCGTGGTACCCGGCCGCTACATCGCCGCGTGCGATCTGGGTGCTTACAATTTCCATCCCGGCCCGCCAACCTATCCGGGCGTCTATCCCGAAAGCTTTGCGGTGTGGGAGGGGGCGACGCACTTCGGTGCGACCGCGCATGCGATGGTGCGCCAAGTCGATGCGGGCCCCATCGTGCGCACCGAATGGTTCGACGTGCAGCCGGGTTGGGGCCGCATGCATGTGGCAACGCTCGCCTT encodes:
- the rfbC gene encoding dTDP-4-dehydrorhamnose 3,5-epimerase, which gives rise to MNIRPLKLSGCFEIELTQRRDERGYFGRTFDAEIFAAHGLPASFAQENESFTHAKGTLRGLHFQKPPFAETKLVRCLAGSVYDAFVDLREGSPTYGKWDAHVLTATQPRWLAIPKGFAHGFCTLEPDTLFAYKVDARYAPEAETGLPWNDPAFGIPWPTPAPLTSARDQSHAPFAQFQTPFVAGIAW
- a CDS encoding class I SAM-dependent methyltransferase; its protein translation is MSAASGPQYQSDGLATMHNSGFLRDPRFLAAYDFGMMVGTAARLNLHIEWRAWIAIWAAEQALRVAGDFVECGVNTGILSGTVARWTGFEARPERTMWLLDTFDGMPEDQLSDSEKTIGLAQYNSGYRGKDTLTGVRAKFAGYPNVRIVPGRIPDTLAEVQTARVAYLSIDMNMTLPEIAAATHFWPLLAPGGVILLDDYNWMHHVNQKQAFDAFAAERNVPILGLPTGQGIIVKPP
- a CDS encoding formyltransferase family protein, which produces MPDEIVLLTGEREAPYLTQHLQVQAPALAIRHVATREALDAAFAVPRRRRRLIAFTTNIVVPGRYIAACDLGAYNFHPGPPTYPGVYPESFAVWEGATHFGATAHAMVRQVDAGPIVRTEWFDVQPGWGRMHVATLAFQALVRIFASLAPHLAAQDTELPPTGESWSGPTRFRKDFEAMCQIPADIAPADYAKRYRAFGEGPFQDLYVLMHGHRYKIVNPWTDADLTREMGQAPPA